One bacterium genomic window, CCTCCCATCAAGGGAGGGGAAGCTCTTATGCCGACGCTGTCAGGACAAAAGGAGATGAAACTTAACCCATAGCACTATAATCTGTAATGAGCTTACTTTTTTAACTTGATTTTGAGTAGATACAGTATCTGCACCGATCAGGCAGATAGGCTGAAGACTGAAGTTCAATAGCCTTCAGCCTTCAGCCTTCAGCCTTTCTCTTTACCCCAAGACGGTAGGCATCAGTAAGATAGGCAGGAAGACAGCAATGATAATACCCCCAATGATTACCCCCATAGCGAGAATAAGGATAGGTTCAATCATGCTGGCCAGGGAAGCAATAGTGGCATCTACCTGCTGGTCATAAAAGTCAGCCAATTTGGCCAACATAATGTCTAAACTACCACTCTCCTCACCTATGGCCACCATTTGAATAACCATAGGCGGGAAAACCCCGCTGTCTCTCAATGGATCAGTAATCTTTTCTCCTTCACGGATGGAGTTTCGGGCTTGCATTACGGCATCTTCAATGACTCTATTCCCTGATGTCTTGGCGACTACCTCCAGGGCCTCTAAAATGGGCACACCAGATTTGACCATGGTGCCAAAGGTGCGAGCAAATTTAGCCACCGCGATCTTTCTAAACAGGCTGCCAAACAAAGGCACCTCGAGAATATAGTGATCAAAGAGTTCTTTCCCTCTTTCCGTCTTGATGAACCGGATAAAGAGGTAAACCAGAAGAACTACTACCGCAAAGACCCAGAGGAAATGGTGCTTTAAAATGTCGCTAATAGCCAAAAGGATTATGGTTGGGGCCGGAAGCTTAACCCCCAGTGTATCATAAATGGCCTTAAAGGGAGGGATAATAACTATCAGGATAAAGATAGTTATCGACAGACAAATGAGAGAAACCGTAACCGGATAAGCCATAGCGGTAATAACCTTTCGCCGCAATTGAGCCAGATTTTCCAGATAAGCTGCGATTCTTTCCAGTATTTCATCAAGAACACCACCAGACTCGCCAGCTCTGACCATACTCACGTAAAGTTCGGAAAAGACATCAGGGTGTTTTTCTAAGGCCAGAGAAATAGACGCCCCTTTTTCGATCTCCTCCCGGACATTCGTGATGGTCTCTTGCAGCTTCTTTTTGGTAGTCTGTTCCACCAGGGTAATAAGACTCTGGACGATAGGCACCCCGGCATTAACCAGCGTAGAAAGCTGCCGGGAGAAAAGAGATAAATCGCCCAGGCTCACCCGACCATGCCAGCCTAATTCGGCTATCTTTTTCCAAAAGGTTTCTCGCTTCTCGGCCACCGAGAGGATATTCAGCCGGCGCTGCCGGAGCTTACTAATAGCCATTCGCTCGTTGTCCGCTTCTATTGTTCCTGAGACCACACCACCTGAAGGATTTTTCGCCTTATAAGTAAAATTCACTTTATTACCTCCTTTAAAAGGGGTCAAGGGCTCCAGACATGAAGGGTTCAAGTAAATACTCCCACCAACTTCCCCAAAAACCCTCGTAACCGTTCAGCTACAGATGCACACAGATGAAACACGGAAAATCCGTGAGCCGTGTCCGTGATTCGGGTCTGTCCTTAGGCTGTAGGGACAACCCTTGTGGTTGTCCGTCTACGGAACGGACATGGACAAGCACGGACAGGGACAAGCCCTGTCCCTACACTTCCGCCTTCTGTCCTGTGTTATTTATCCGTGCTAATCCGTGCAGCTATACCTGAACGGTTACAAACCCTCGAACCCTTTTTAATACATCGCCGCACTCCTATCCATAAATCTCTTTAAGTCATTGGGATCAAGAGACCTTGATAAAGCTTCCTGAGCTGTAATCAGGCCTCGGGAATAAAGATCGGCTAATGACATATTCATGGTCTGCATACCTTCTCTCCCCCCGGCCTGCATTAAGGTATAGGCCTGATGGACCTTCTCTTCACGAATCAGGTTTCTAAGACCCGGCGTAGCGATCAGGACCTCACAGGCCAGGACTCGGCCTTTGCCGCCGGCCTTGGGCATAAGCTGCTGAGAAAAGACGGCCTGGATAACAAAGGAAAGCTGAGCTCGAACTTGAGGTTGTTGATGGGGAGGAAAGACGTCAACTATTCGGTTAATGGACTGGACCGCATCCGGCGTATGGAGGGTAGCCAGTACCAGATGACCGGTTTCAGCAATGGTCAGGGTAGCCCTAATCGTCTCCAGATCACGCATCTCACCCACCATAATAATGTCCGGATCCTGTCTTAAGACATATTTCAGCGCCGCGGCAAAGGTCTCCGTATCGGACTCTACCTCTCGTTGGCTGATAATACAGTTTTTATGGGAATAAAGGTACTCGATCGGGTCTTCCACCGTGACGATATGCTCTTTTCTATTCTGGTTGATATATTCAATAATAGCCGCCAGGGTAGTTGATTTACCGGAACCCGTAGGACCAGTAACCAGAACAAGTCCCTTGGTTAGTTTAGCCATCTCATAGATGGCCGGAGGCAGACCCAGCTCCTCAAAGGACAAGGTCCTATTAGGTATACTCCGCAAGGCGGCTCCGACTGTCCCCCGCTGACGAAAGACATTCATCCTTATTCGACCGATCTCCCTTACTCCAAAGGAGAGGTCCAACTCGTTACTTTCTTCAAACTTTCGCTTCTGAGTCTCAGTCAAAACACTGTAAGTCAGTTCCTGACATACCTCCGGAGTAAGTCTCTCCGTTTTTAGCGGAATGAGTTCACCGTCGACCCGTATTTGGGGAGGAGTCCCTACAACTAAATGTATATCGGATGCCTCTCTTTCAATCATAATGTGGATAAGTTCTTCCATACTATACATAGTTTATCACTTCTCCTCTTTCTTCATTAGGCCCCTTCTCACTCAGGTAATCGGTATCAGGTTATCGGTGAAGTAAGCGTTCAGCCACTAAGGCACAAACTCGATGCTCGATCATGGATACTGGATCCTTTACCAGCATCGAGGATCGAGCATCGAGGATCGAGCATCCAGCATCATGTGCTGAACGGTTACTCGGTGAAAAGAAAGCCATAATCGGCTGTCACTGATCACCGATTACCGATTTAATGCAGCGCCCTCTCTTCAACCGTTATCCTTAAGAACTCTTCTACCGTCGTAACCCCGGCAAAGACCTTTCGGGCGGTGGCTTCTTTAAGACTAATCATCCCCTCGGCTTCGGCACAGTCTCTAATTTTATAGGTGGGTTCCCGGTCAAGGACCAGGTCTCTAATCGAATCCGTCATCTCCATCAACTCAAAGACCCCAATTCTACCTTTATAACCAATATTAGCGCATTTCTTGCATCCGGCCCCCTTGTAAAGGACGGATGATTCTTCCCTCGAAGGAAACCCTATCTCTTGCAACATAGCCCTGGAGACCTGATAACTCTCTTTGCAGGCTGGGCAAATGATTCGAACCAACCTCTGAGAGAGACTCATAATTACCGTTGAGGTAATAAGAAAGGGTTCAACGCCCATATTGACCAGCCTGGTAATGGCTCCCGGGGCATCGTTAGTATGGAGAGTAGAAAAGACCAGATGCCCGGTCAGGGCGGCATTTATGGCTACCTCAGCCGTTTCCCTATCCCTTATTTCTCCTACCATAAGAATATTCGGATCCTGCCGCATGAAAGACCGCAGGCCGGTGACAAAATCCAAACCTATCTCTGGCTTTATCTGAACCTGATTTATTCCCTCAATAACATACTCCACTGGATCCTCGACCGTGATAATATTCTTATCAATGGTGTTTAAAATCTTC contains:
- a CDS encoding type II secretion system F family protein, which gives rise to MNFTYKAKNPSGGVVSGTIEADNERMAISKLRQRRLNILSVAEKRETFWKKIAELGWHGRVSLGDLSLFSRQLSTLVNAGVPIVQSLITLVEQTTKKKLQETITNVREEIEKGASISLALEKHPDVFSELYVSMVRAGESGGVLDEILERIAAYLENLAQLRRKVITAMAYPVTVSLICLSITIFILIVIIPPFKAIYDTLGVKLPAPTIILLAISDILKHHFLWVFAVVVLLVYLFIRFIKTERGKELFDHYILEVPLFGSLFRKIAVAKFARTFGTMVKSGVPILEALEVVAKTSGNRVIEDAVMQARNSIREGEKITDPLRDSGVFPPMVIQMVAIGEESGSLDIMLAKLADFYDQQVDATIASLASMIEPILILAMGVIIGGIIIAVFLPILLMPTVLG
- a CDS encoding type IV pilus twitching motility protein PilT — encoded protein: MYSMEELIHIMIEREASDIHLVVGTPPQIRVDGELIPLKTERLTPEVCQELTYSVLTETQKRKFEESNELDLSFGVREIGRIRMNVFRQRGTVGAALRSIPNRTLSFEELGLPPAIYEMAKLTKGLVLVTGPTGSGKSTTLAAIIEYINQNRKEHIVTVEDPIEYLYSHKNCIISQREVESDTETFAAALKYVLRQDPDIIMVGEMRDLETIRATLTIAETGHLVLATLHTPDAVQSINRIVDVFPPHQQPQVRAQLSFVIQAVFSQQLMPKAGGKGRVLACEVLIATPGLRNLIREEKVHQAYTLMQAGGREGMQTMNMSLADLYSRGLITAQEALSRSLDPNDLKRFMDRSAAMY